From Malus sylvestris chromosome 1, drMalSylv7.2, whole genome shotgun sequence:
TCCCTGTCACTCTTGATCCGGACAATCTCTCCTGTCTTCCAAGCTTCATACTCCTCTGCCTCGTTTACATCATCATCAGTATCAATATCAGCAACAATGTGAGCTTCCTGATCCAAACCTTTATCCTTCCAGATCTCCTCAACCACAATCTGCTTTGTCTTTCTCTTCCTTTCCTCCAATTTCTTCTTCCTTGAATCCTCAAGGGCCCATTCTTCGGCTTCAAGTTGCACACGCTCAGCGATAGTATGTCTCCCCAACTTGGGAACAAACAACGGCTTCAGCATCAACATGACATTAAGCTCTTGTTCCGATTCAGTATCATACTCAGatttctcctcctcttcctcgtcTTCTGACGGAAGCAGTGGAGCTTCATCTTCTTACTCCCTTTGAAGCGACATCGTCTCCTTAATCCTTTGTCTTCTTTCCTCATTGGCATCTGCATCCTTTATCTCCGCTTCCAACCTTGGTGCGTCATGGCTTCCTCTTCAGTTGTCGCAACAATCTCAGCTTGCCGGAAACGCCTATGGTCAGCTCTAACATCCTCACGGTTATCTGTCCTGCTTTCAACCCAACGACGCAGCCTAGGATCATCTTTCCTAACATTGTAAGAATGAGAATCCTGAGTGGGAGATTCTGCTGCCTTGAACATCCTAATATCCCCATCTTCGTCGGCAGCATCTGCCCACTCGGGAGCTTTTCCGGGCCAATACCTTGTAACTTTCTTTGCCCAATCTTACCTCTGAGCTTATCCCTTACTGCAATCACAGTATCACTAACACCTGCTGTCACAGACATTCTATATTCTTCACTCTTTCAACTCCTACCAAGCAATGTTGGAGCCAAATTTCTTAATCCCACACGAAAACAAGACAATTATAGCCCGAAACGTAACAAAAATTCGAAAACCAGACAGAATAACTATCTCTGCAGAAAATCTAGAGAGAGCAAAAAGAGAACAAACTATggacaaaattaaaattcatatgGAAATAGAGAAAAGCCAACAATTACGCGATGGATCGACGTTTGAATAAACggaggagaagaaaaagaagaaatccgGAATTGAAACCGAAAGCAATGCTTAAAGAGAAGGATGATTACAATTTATATATACGGCCTAGAGTATAACAAATCCTTAACAACAATTAAAACCCTACATCCAGAGGGAATTAAAAACAGAAGGGGAGAGACAGAGTGTGAAGCTTGGAACGCAAGGCAATAGAGTTTCTGCTGTTTTTCTTGCTTTGAAGCGAACCACGATACCTGTCCGACCTATATACACAACCCCATCCCACCGGACACAAGACCGCCTCCTCGACCACCTCGTGCTTTTGGTTTACTGAGGATAGATATATAATTTGCTTCATACCTCCGTGGGTGATTAGCCAGTTGGGTGGCAAAATATTACTTTCAGGCTATGGTACTACCGCGCCGGAGAGGCTGTGCCACTTGAAAAGTTTATggaaaaatcataaaataataTTCAATTTGGTGTGCAAACGGCTAAACGAGGAGTCCGAATCGCTATGGAGGAtagcaaagaaagaaagatgcaATGCAGTTGAGAGAATGAAGCATCAAACATGGTGTTAAACTGTTAATTGCTTATTGATTGAGCCCAAAAACTTGAACTAATTCCCTCCAAGCACATAAACAACAAAACCACAAGTTAATGCATTGCATTGAGGCTGAATTATCATTTTCCTTCACTTGGGCGAGGAATCGGCTTGTAATCGTACTTGTTAATGTCCACTTTCTGCTGCAAAACCTGCAAAAACGAATTGGGTAAGtgccaaaataaataaaaaaaagctcccaaaagcactttctaaCTGCTTATGGCTTTTGGCTTATTACAAAGCTTGTACCTTGAGCTCTTCCTCGAGCGATGTCTTCTTCGGCTTGTAGGCGTCAACGGGCCCCGTTCTGGAAAGTGCTTTTCGGGTCTCGATGATCTCCCACTCCTGATCGTCCTTCACCTTCGCGATGTCcttgcttccttgtatcatgtGACCGAGCCCCACCGCGCCGCACACGGTGAGCGAGATCATCGGAAGGCCGTATCGGATAAACGGGTGTCTCCGCCCCCATCGCTTGTACGTCGATGATTTAATCGCAGCCGCGCCGGCTTTTGTTCTGCTGACGCTTGTCATCGCCTTGATCATCTGGCCCCAAACCACTGCTAATTGAATTGGAAACGAACTGAATTGAACTGAATCGAATTTGGGactttagggttttgttctcTCTCTAGTCGGATCAGGAGGGGAAGAAAGAGTCAAGCCaacagagaaagaaagagaaagagaaggttATTTTTCCGGCGACAAGGAGTGCGATGACGGCCTACAGGTGTGGGGTGGCTGAGGGATGGATCGTTGAGTGGCTGAGGGGGGTGGGACACGGGCCTGCGGGAAGGCTTCGATGGCTGCTTGGTGCTAGGTTGTTccgttttcctttaaattttttttgggggtAAATTACACGGTAACCCTGAGGTTTGAGATCTTACCCaaactcatacaacatctttaaaacatttcactttcatacctcacgtaccattttatttcaaaataatacgtCCGTTAGTTTTTtcatccattaatccgttaagTGATTACGTGGCTGCCACGTAGCTGCTAAATGTGTGTCATGTGACAAAACACCCCCTAACCCGCGACCCTCCCTCCCCAGACCCCCATTCTTGCAACCAGTTCGTCTTCTCCTTGCACCCACACTCACCCTCCCTCCCCCTTCTCTTTCCTccatgttcatcttcttcccccaaaACCCTTTCCTGCaacccgaaaaaaaaaaaaaaaaaaaaaaaaacaatccagTTCGTCTTCCTCCGCACCCGCGACCCTCCTTCCCCAGATCCCCATTCATGCAACTAGTTCGTAGTAGAGGGGGGGTTGGGGGGAGGGATAATCACTGGGGGTGGGATGGGGGTCTGGGGAAGGGATAAtcgttttgggggggggggttgatGGGATctggatttgggtttttttttttttttttttttttttcctgttgaAGAttcagttaaaaaaattaaaaattattttttttgccacttgGCACAAATGtgtcagccacgtcagcatttaacggattaatggatagaaaatctaacggatgtattatattgaaataaaatagtacttgaggtatgaaagtgaaatgttttaaagatgttgtatggagttgtaatagacctcaaacctgaggggttattatgtaatttatccaTTTTTTCCCACCTTTTTTATTGCATTGAACCTTTACACCGTTATGTAGGAGTTAAGTAAGTGTCGAAAACCTATCACTtgttgtttgggcccaaaataacagtttgggccgagtgtagggtcattctcggcccggaaggccttgcggCAAGAATACCATGGATCGTTCAATACGTGGGCCTCCagacctaggtcggctaggtcataacgcaagaGGTCGAACCCTagtgcaataaggagtctcggcaggacccggaagtgaatccggctcagttagggactaggttc
This genomic window contains:
- the LOC126620049 gene encoding uncharacterized protein LOC126620049, coding for MIKAMTSVSRTKAGAAAIKSSTYKRWGRRHPFIRYGLPMISLTVCGAVGLGHMIQGSKDIAKVKDDQEWEIIETRKALSRTGPVDAYKPKKTSLEEELKVLQQKVDINKYDYKPIPRPSEGK